A segment of the Kazachstania africana CBS 2517 chromosome 2, complete genome genome:
AGGAGGTGTCATTGGCACACCAAACGAAGCATACAAGTCTCCAAGACCGAATAAACTGGAAGGCTCATTTCATTGGTGGTTAGAAAAAGCATTCGCCGTCACCTCATTTCCACTAGCGACGGCTGCATTGTTTACCACAGGTCCGTTATCCACTACCTGTGATTCCATATTTTGTCTAGGCTTGTTaggttattattatatggAATTCCATTCATGTATAACCGATTACATATCCAGTAGAGTGTATGGAAAGATTCATAATTATGCAATGTATCTCCTCGGGGCAGGGACGTTTGTCTCTTTGTTTGGGATATATAAATTAGAGAGTGAGACTGGTGGATTTGTTGGTATAGTAAAAAAACTCTGGGCTTTTCCTTCGATTACTAGCAATAAAATGGAAGATGAAGTAACTGTCACTTCAGAAAGCTAAGGCATTTTAATgactaaaaaaaatatgctTAAATACATTCCAAATATAACTTATTCAATTATCAAGATTATTTAATGAAGTAAAATAGTCTAGCGTATTCTGTCTCAAACTATCCGAAATACTTAACCCAGAATATCTTGTgtcaattttgatttccACTTTTTTAAGTCTTGGATCAAGCTCTCTTTACTGATTTGAAGATTATGGACTCTATACAAGTCGCGCTCATTGGCATATACATCTCTACAATCAAACCAGTCTGTTATCTTGGCCACTCGTTCGACAGAATCTAGTCTGACCCTAAAGAAACCTTGAAGCTGGATTAGGAAATTCTCAACATCATTCATATTATCAATGAGACATTCGTTTGCAATTGTTTCATATGTAAGTACTCTGCATTGCTCACTAAGGGAGATAATGgttaatttttgaagctTCGCTATCATTGCTGGGCTCATTTCTTTACGAAGATCATCCGTCAAATCCTTTATTGTaccaaatgaaaatatctcAAGCAATGTCCTGGTTTCTGTATCAGTAGAGTCTAACCATTCTTGTTTGAAGTGAAATGTATGGGGATCTTCAAGTATTTCAACTAACCTTCCATCCATGGTCCATAGTGTAGATTCTTGGGCTATACAAGAAAGTTTACCAGCGGAGAGTTTCTTCACCGGTAATATCCTTTACCTTGAAAACAAGCCATaattagaaaaatgaaattagatAAAACGAACGAGAATATCAGTAACCTTctctaattttgaatagatGCCCAATGTAttgtataataataattcaaatttgattcGAAGATTCCAAAGAAGCTCATTGTCTAGGCAGCATCGATTGAAAGTCTCTCAAAAGgcttctttgaagaaaaacgCACATAATAATGATCCAGAAGAGGATATTCCCTTTGAATCGCAATTTGGTAAGAATTCAGAAGCATATTTGAGAGAGTTGGCGTGCTCAATTTATCCTAGTTCATTGCACAAAAGTATTTGTTCACTGTCTTCCTATCCAGATTTACAGATTCACGTTTTTGTTGCATTATTggtcaaaaatttcataaataGTTGGTATGGTACCAAAATCCCCGCTAAAGATGATCAATTTCACAATGAAATATTCTCCATCATACAAAGGTTATTGGGCTCTGTCAGGAACAATAATATAGATTTCGAATTGCTTCTGTTGGATGACCTTCCCTACATAATAGCCAATCATTTAATGACCCTACAAATTTGTAAAACCAAGACAACAAACAAGCAATTAATCTACCAACAATATTGCAGGATAAATCTTTTGGATGAAGCTAGATACCCCTATACCATATCAAATGTTATTCAAGATTCGCTCAACAGTCATTCTACTTTACAGATAGCTTTCATAGACTCTTTATTGAATCAATTGCTTCTTGGAAGAGTTGCAGATAGTGCAATGGAGCCGTATTATGTTATAAGGCTTTTAGCAAAGATatccaagaaaataaatgaCCAAAAATCAAAGGTTAATAAAAACAAAGTTCAATCACGTTTTCCCAGCAATTTCAACTCCGTCTACAAATATTttagatttctttttgacAGAcgaaaagaatataatgAGAAAATTGCTCGACAGTTCTCTGAAAGGTACATATTTTCGTTTCTACTGTGCGATGTACTCCATTTGCATTTGAGAAAGCCTATATTATActttttattcaaaatgatACTTTCAATACCCGTtgtcaatttcattttgaagGATGTCTTTGGTAGATATCTTGTAGAGAATACCATaa
Coding sequences within it:
- the SDH4 gene encoding succinate dehydrogenase membrane anchor subunit SDH4 (similar to Saccharomyces cerevisiae SDH4 (YDR178W) and YLR164W; ancestral locus Anc_8.377); amino-acid sequence: MLLYRRNLLLGNRFAQAAISRGFHSTAKRSFTIPFLPILPQKPGGVIGTPNEAYKSPRPNKLEGSFHWWLEKAFAVTSFPLATAALFTTGPLSTTCDSIFCLGLLGYYYMEFHSCITDYISSRVYGKIHNYAMYLLGAGTFVSLFGIYKLESETGGFVGIVKKLWAFPSITSNKMEDEVTVTSES
- the CSN9 gene encoding Csn9p (similar to Saccharomyces cerevisiae CSN9 (YDR179C); ancestral locus Anc_8.378); amino-acid sequence: MDGRLVEILEDPHTFHFKQEWLDSTDTETRTLLEIFSFGTIKDLTDDLRKEMSPAMIAKLQKLTIISLSEQCRVLTYETIANECLIDNMNDVENFLIQLQGFFRVRLDSVERVAKITDWFDCRDVYANERDLYRVHNLQISKESLIQDLKKWKSKLTQDILG
- the NVJ3 gene encoding Nvj3p (similar to Saccharomyces cerevisiae YDR179W-A; ancestral locus Anc_8.379), with the protein product MPNVLYNNNSNLIRRFQRSSLSRQHRLKVSQKASLKKNAHNNDPEEDIPFESQFGKNSEAYLRELACSIYPSSLHKSICSLSSYPDLQIHVFVALLVKNFINSWYGTKIPAKDDQFHNEIFSIIQRLLGSVRNNNIDFELLLLDDLPYIIANHLMTLQICKTKTTNKQLIYQQYCRINLLDEARYPYTISNVIQDSLNSHSTLQIAFIDSLLNQLLLGRVADSAMEPYYVIRLLAKISKKINDQKSKVNKNKVQSRFPSNFNSVYKYFRFLFDRRKEYNEKIARQFSERYIFSFLLCDVLHLHLRKPILYFLFKMILSIPVVNFILKDVFGRYLVENTIRNKIFIGGSMNFLRTTLFPNDNSMGPRTIIPTGLEFELIKVDCSDEMWKACLTLKLNYLLGLRKDDIIFLVDLICVDKSCSKLLCFTLIDCILAHLTE